The Flavobacterium sp. HJ-32-4 genome contains a region encoding:
- the tuf gene encoding elongation factor Tu codes for MAKENFSRTKPHLNIGTIGHVDHGKTTLTAAITKVLAEAGFSKTAAKSFDQIDNAPEEKERGITINTSHVEYETANRHYAHVDCPGHADYVKNMVTGAAQMDGAILVVAATDGPMPQTREHILLGRQVGIPRIVVFMNKVDMVDDAELLELVEMEIRDLLSFYEYDGDNGPVIQGSALGGLNADPNWVPKILELMEAVDNWIEEPVRDNAKPFLMPVEDVFTITGRGTVATGRIETGVANTGDPVEIIGMGADKLTSTITGVEMFRKILDRGEAGDNVGLLLRGIDKKDIRRGMVICKPGSVKPHAKFKAEVYILKKEEGGRHTPFHNNYRPQFYVRTTDVTGVISLPAGVEMVMPGDNLTIEVNLLSPIALNVGLRFAIREGGRTVGAGQVTEILD; via the coding sequence ATGGCAAAAGAGAATTTTAGTCGTACCAAGCCGCACCTTAACATTGGTACGATCGGTCACGTTGACCACGGAAAAACTACCTTGACGGCTGCAATTACTAAAGTTCTTGCAGAAGCCGGTTTTTCTAAAACAGCTGCTAAATCGTTCGACCAGATCGACAACGCACCAGAAGAAAAAGAGCGTGGTATCACCATCAACACGTCTCACGTAGAATACGAAACAGCTAACCGTCACTACGCACACGTTGACTGTCCAGGTCACGCCGACTACGTTAAGAACATGGTTACAGGTGCTGCCCAGATGGACGGTGCTATCCTTGTTGTTGCTGCTACAGACGGACCGATGCCACAAACACGTGAGCACATCCTTTTGGGTCGCCAGGTAGGTATTCCACGTATCGTTGTGTTCATGAACAAAGTGGACATGGTAGACGATGCTGAGCTTCTTGAGCTCGTTGAAATGGAAATCCGTGACCTTCTTTCATTCTACGAATATGACGGCGACAACGGTCCAGTTATCCAAGGTTCTGCTCTTGGTGGATTGAACGCTGACCCGAACTGGGTTCCTAAAATCCTTGAACTGATGGAAGCTGTTGACAACTGGATCGAAGAGCCAGTTCGTGACAACGCGAAGCCTTTCCTTATGCCAGTTGAAGACGTATTCACCATCACTGGTCGTGGTACGGTTGCTACAGGTCGTATCGAAACAGGTGTTGCCAACACAGGTGACCCAGTTGAGATCATCGGTATGGGTGCTGACAAACTGACTTCTACGATCACTGGTGTTGAGATGTTCCGTAAAATCCTTGACCGTGGTGAAGCAGGTGACAACGTTGGTCTCCTCCTCCGTGGTATCGATAAGAAAGACATCCGTCGTGGTATGGTTATCTGTAAGCCAGGTTCCGTTAAGCCACACGCTAAATTCAAGGCTGAGGTCTATATCCTGAAAAAAGAAGAAGGTGGCCGTCACACGCCATTCCACAACAACTACCGTCCACAGTTCTACGTTCGTACAACTGACGTAACAGGTGTGATTTCACTTCCTGCAGGTGTTGAGATGGTAATGCCAGGTGATAACCTTACTATTGAGGTGAACCTCCTTAGCCCAATCGCCCTCAACGTAGGTCTTCGTTTCGCTATCCGCGAAGGTGGACGTACAGTAGGTGCAGGTCAGGTTACTGAAATCCTCGACTAA
- the hpf gene encoding ribosome hibernation-promoting factor, HPF/YfiA family encodes MKVNVHAVNFTVDRKLVDFTQLRLDKLEKYYDRVVASDVYFKVEKTSEKENKIVEVKIHVPGDDLMVKKQCKTFEEAVDQAAESLERLLVRRKEKIRAHT; translated from the coding sequence ATGAAAGTAAATGTTCATGCGGTCAATTTCACGGTTGACCGGAAGCTGGTGGATTTCACACAACTACGTCTTGACAAACTGGAAAAGTATTATGACAGGGTGGTGGCGTCGGACGTCTATTTCAAGGTTGAGAAGACGAGTGAAAAGGAAAATAAGATCGTAGAGGTCAAGATTCATGTACCCGGAGACGACCTGATGGTCAAGAAACAGTGCAAGACTTTTGAGGAAGCGGTCGACCAGGCAGCCGAGTCGCTGGAGCGTTTACTGGTAAGAAGGAAAGAGAAAATCCGGGCCCATACCTGA